One part of the Plasmodium yoelii strain 17X genome assembly, chromosome: 13 genome encodes these proteins:
- a CDS encoding tyrosine kinase-like protein, putative: protein MCAYMNKPNLCNSVMLLKGSDKLFYDNLINLDERLKLNNNFNENRYNENCNKSFVRNNRRFKTEPSKIFNKNTKSSGYSFFQNIFGFSKSVSHKENLENDKTELNGTDTGESDQSGRSEKSGKGGKSEKSGKGGKSEKSEKNENGESGGGGKLYINGLASQIDNNLSNKKYELTGYTGLDDKNDMNEEKCVKKKEKEINSLDKRMVNSYVISDVFLKKNIKSIIVYNTGGIDIELIENENPEFLYHTYTGNRISNIYYNYDDKIKEKDSYNERCNDDIKGNRSNSNKIFCMEKEELNCPNDCNQNCDINSSISSLSINISEKKKYKKYYYIGESFNNMRNGWGMLIYNDRVIFEGEYKMDNAIGYFIKYNEYSTEIGYRSPISIKSVIIMSDSDNFIIQNKSEHLNGDCNDDDDDNGNDNDDGDKIKKNNKNNNLSNVLICNNEHSICNKTFSNFEETYNLEKLKDKNNNSYSYHKIDKNCDASFKKNHNSIKKFSTQFCKSGLESNDYIGINKFADSTSACHIARGGNSPKLTDLTNSTNSTNLANSTNLNVVSNYIRKNSKHKTTPAQSLNYLKPPNMNFIKNNIFLNKNIKKSEKILRKKKKKTTSHTFTPINIIVTSFDSDDNIGDPDCMDSDIIMKKSEVEKDREDKTNCSDYEHDESNNYGNYFDTINERVKKNTLDVEIYDEYKNLICANINNDNFVFKNNEIAIFDKFIENQNVNNDKGWENHIMRKTICEENFKVDKILNEGDFTISTDAVDADNDYADILEPTIDNDKHCTKLEASLKGGGEGRCGESGDGRCGESGGGDGERKFCKFLKREMRKKLRGATFPETHDDRQKNCFLFIDDYLTSNNYKFDKISNDIRLRASDYNKWSVNMLYNFLKMIGLKKEAYLFKINKIRGYHILKITDNELKKLNINNQYTRKFILSVFRFLVNSIDSADPLSLNFNTSKKFTFNKIKNISNNDIIILNKIGGGSYAQVFRGKYKGKIIACKLFVYNTRELSEESYCESYISTPRSTHQYIFPKIFKNMPSADSEVGDPSHDVDSIRSDDLEKIGKNFEQIGKNFERGDGDFPKVLTNLCTLQRNKKIKKMANLEIFRYFPTPIKYRNYEAKILYSLQNCKHVIKLLGVCSLGQGEESLILQYCPGGSLEKYIYYDEKKKINKQNKHLSRPQVVKIFQQIAKGMYEIHSNNFFHRDIKLSNILLDENKNAIISDFGLSTYFSLNDSPSAYAIYGNIFYAAPEVLKGEGFFKESDVWSFGVSLWEALTKKIAYDGLSSSETFCKISSGELHLPIPNDIPKDLSDLLKSVLEYDFTKRPLFDVIARKLEQIWEAAEKRLHFDMISFLDG, encoded by the coding sequence ATGTGTGCTTATATGAATAAACCAAATTTGTGTAATTCCGTGATGTTATTAAAAGGTTctgataaattattttatgataatttaataaatttagatGAAAGATTAAaactaaataataattttaacgaaaatagatataatgaaaattgtaataaaagCTTTGTAAGAAATAATAGACGGTTTAAAACTGAGCCttctaaaatttttaataaaaatacaaaatcaTCAGGTTAttctttttttcaaaatatttttggtTTCTCAAAAAGCGTTTCTCATAAAGAAAATCTGGAAAACGACAAAACCGAACTAAATGGAACCGACACAGGCGAGAGCGACCAAAGCGGAAGAAGCGAAAAAAGCGGAAAAGGCGGAAAAAGCGAAAAAAGCGGAAAAGGCGGAAAAAGCGAAAAAAGCGAAAAGAATGAAAATGGCGAAAGTGGCGGTGGGGGCAAGCTGTATATAAACGGGTTAGCTAGCCAAATTGACAATAATTTGtcgaataaaaaatatgagcTCACTGGTTATACTGGACtggatgataaaaatgatatgaACGAAGAAaaatgtgtaaaaaaaaaagagaaagaaATAAATTCATTAGATAAGAGAATGGTAAATAGTTATGTAATATCTGacgtttttttaaaaaaaaatataaaatctataattgtatataataCAGGAGGAATTGATATAGAACTGATTGAAAATGAAAACCCtgaatttttatatcataCATATACAGGAAATAGAAtatctaatatatattataattatgatgataaaattaaGGAAAAAGATAGTTACAATGAAAGATGTAATGATGATATAAAAGGAAATCGtagtaatagtaataaaatattttgtatgGAAAAAGAAGAATTGAATTGTCCAAATGATTGTAATCAAAATTGTGATATTAATTCGTCTATATCTAGTTtatcaataaatatatctgaaaaaaaaaaatataaaaaatattattatataggaGAATCTTTTAATAACATGCGAAATGGTTGGGGaatgttaatatataatgatagAGTTATATTCGAAGGGGAATATAAAATGGATAATGCAATaggttattttattaaatataatgaatattCAACAGAAATTGGATATAGGAGCCCTATAAGTATAAAATCGGTAATTATTATGAGTGATAGTGATAATTTCATAATTCAAAATAAGTCTGAACATTTAAATGGTGATtgtaatgatgatgatgatgataatggcaatgataatgatgatggtgacaaaattaagaaaaataacaaaaataataatttgtcaAATGTGCTCATTTGTAATAATGAACATAGCATATGTAATAAAactttttcaaattttgaagaaacatataatttagaaaaattaaaagataaaaataataattcatattCTTATCATAAAATAGACAAAAATTGTGATGCatcctttaaaaaaaacCATAACtctattaaaaaattttctaCACAATTTTGTAAAAGTGGTTTGGAAAGCAACGATTATATTGGTATAAACAAATTTGCTGATTCTACTTCAGCATGCCATATAGCTAGAGGAGGCAATTCCCCAAAATTAACAGATTTGACCAATTCAACCAATTCGACCAATTTAGCCAATTCAACCAATTTAAATGTCGTATCCAATTATATTCGGAAAAATAGCAAACATAAAACGACTCCAGCACAATcactaaattatttaaaaccccctaatatgaattttataaaaaataatattttcttaaataaaaatattaaaaaaagtgaaaaaattttaagaaaaaaaaaaaaaaaaacaacttCACATACATTTACaccaataaatattattgtaACTTCTTTTGATAGTGATGATAATATTGGGGATCCTGATTGTATGGATTCTgacattataatgaaaaaaagtgAGGTAGAAAAAGATAGAGAAGATAAGACAAATTGTAGTGATTATGAACATGACGAAAGTAATAATTATGGAAACTATTTTGATACAATTAATGAaagagtaaaaaaaaatactttagATGTAGAAATTTatgatgaatataaaaatttgatatgtgcaaatataaataacgataattttgtatttaaaaataatgaaattgcAATATTTGACAAATTTATAGAAAAtcaaaatgttaataatgaCAAGGGGTGGGAAAATCATATCATGAGGAAGACAATATGTGAagaaaattttaaagtagATAAGATATTAAATGAGGGCGATTTTACTATTAGTACAGATGCAGTAGATGCAGATAATGATTATGCAGACATTCTAGAACCCACAATCGATAATGATAAGCATTGCACCAAGTTAGAAGCGAGTCTAAAAGGGGGAGGCGAGGGCAGATGTGGTGAGAGTGGCGATGGCAGATGCGGCGAGAGTGGAGGGGGCGATGGGGAAAGAAAGTTTTGTAAGTTTCTAAAAAGGGAAATGAGGAAAAAGTTAAGAGGAGCTACATTTCCAGAAACACATGATGATAGACAAAAAAActgttttctttttattgATGATTATTTAACTTCAAACAATTATAAGTTTGATAAAATAAGTAATGATATTAGATTAAGAGCAtctgattataataaatggTCAGTTAATATGTTATATAACTTTTTGAAAATGATAggattaaaaaaagaagcttatttatttaaaataaataaaattagaggatatcatatattaaaaataactgaTAATGAACTCAAAAaacttaatataaataatcaaTATACTAGAAAATTTATTCTTTCTGTTTTTCGTTTTTTAGTTAATTCTATTGATAGTGCAGATCCattatcattaaattttaacaCAAGTAAAAAATTcacatttaataaaattaaaaatatatctaataatgatataattatattaaataaaataggaGGTGGCAGTTATGCACAAGTATTTAGAGGAAAATATAAAGGAAAAATAATTGCTTGTAAATTGTTTGTATATAATACTAGAGAATTAAGTGAAGAAAGCTATTGTGAAAGTTATATATCGACTCCTAGATCTACTCaccaatatatttttccaaaaatttttaaaaacatgCCAAGTGCAGACTCAGAAGTAGGAGATCCCAGTCACGATGTTGATTCGATAAGAAGTGATGATTTAGAAAAAATTGGGAAAAACTTCGAACAAATTGGGAAAAACTTCGAAAGGGGCGATGGTGATTTTCCAAAGGTGCTAACCAATTTGTGCACATTgcaaagaaataaaaaaataaaaaaaatggcaaATTTGGAAATATTTCGATATTTTCCAACACCTATAAAATATCGAAATTATGAagcaaaaattttatattcattacaAAATTGTAAACATGTCATAAAATTATTGGGGGTTTGTAGTTTAGGGCAAGGAGAAGAATCACTAATTTTACAATATTGTCCAGGAGGAAgtttagaaaaatatatatattatgatgaaaaaaaaaaaataaataaacaaaataaacattTATCAAGACCCCAAGTTGTTAAAATTTTTCAGCAAATAGCTAAAGGAATGTATGAAATACattctaataattttttccatcgtgatattaaattatctaatatattattagatgaaaataaaaatgctaTTATATCTGATTTTGGGTTATCTACATATTTTTCGTTAAATGATAGTCCAAGTGCATATGCTATTTatggaaatattttttatgcagCTCCTGAAGTTTTAAAAGGTGAGGGTTTTTTTAAAGAATCAGATGTATGGTCATTTGGTGTTAGTCTTTGGGAAgctttaacaaaaaaaattgcatATGATGGTTTATCATCTTCTGAAACATTTTGCAAAATATCATCAGGCGAATTACATTTACCAATACCAAATGACATTCCTAAAGATTTGTCagatttattaaaaagtgTCCTTGAATATGATTTTACAAAAAGACCCCTATTTGATGTTATAGCTCGAAAGTTAGAACAAATATGGGAGGCAGCTGAAAAGCGGTTGCACTTTGATATGATTTCCTTTTTGGATGGATGA